A genomic window from Leishmania donovani BPK282A1 complete genome, chromosome 16 includes:
- a CDS encoding histone H3, putative, with protein CAVVPRASAPVADVARPPSPTRRCPVLCCLPTLRFPSSALTCLWPNHTRTHSRAALTLTHSSPRSASS; from the coding sequence TGTGCTGTGGtgccgcgcgcgtctgcgcccGTTGCTGATGTGGCGcggcccccttcccccacgcGTCGCTGCCCTGTACTTTGTTGTCTCCCCACCCTccgcttcccctcctctgctctcACCTGCCTCTGGCCCaaccacacgcgcacgcactcccGCGCCGCCTTAACACTCACCCACAGCTCACCGCGCTCTGCATCCTCC
- a CDS encoding histone H3, putative, giving the protein MSRTKETARAKRTITSKKSKKASSGASGVKKSHRRWRPGTCAIREIRKFQKSTSLLIQCAPFQRLVREVSSAQKEGLRFQSSAIMALQEATEAYIVSLMADTNLACIH; this is encoded by the coding sequence ATGTCCCGCACCAAGGAGACCGCCCGCGCGAAGCGCACCATCACGTCGAAGAAGAGCAAGAAGGCGTCGAGCGGGGCGTCCGGCGTGAAGAAGTCgcatcgccgctggcgcccgGGCACCTGTGCGATCCGCGAGATCCGCAAGTTCCAGAAGAGTACGAGCCTGCTGATCCAGTGCGCGCCGTTCCAGCGCCTGGTGCGCGAGGTGTCGAGCGCGCAGAAGGAGGGCCTGCGCTTCcagagcagcgccatcatggcgctgcaggaggcgacggaggcgtaCATTGTGTCGCTGATGGCGGACACGAACCTCGCCTGCATCCAC